The following nucleotide sequence is from Deltaproteobacteria bacterium.
GGCATCTTCAAAAGAGGGTGGGGCACATTCCGCTCACCTGGTTTGAATGGACGATTTTGACGGCGTTCCAATATTTTGCGGAGGCCCGCGTGGACATTGCCGTTCTGGAAACAGGCATGGGGGGGCGGTGGGACGCCACCAACGTGGCAGAGCCGCTGGCCTCTGCCATCACGAATGTATCGCTCGACCACGAGGCCTGGCTGGGGGACACCGTTGAGGCAATTCTTCAGGAGAAGATGCGGATCTTCAAGCCGGGCATCCCGGGCTGGACCGCCATTGAAGACGGGAAGCTCTTTTCCCTCCTTAAACAGTATTGCGCGGCAAACCATGTCCCCCTCTACCGCCTCTCGGATTATTTCCATCAAAATTCCGATGAATCTTTTTCCGTTTTCAACTATCCCTACCTTCACTGCGGGCTGGCGGGGGCGCACCAGCAAAAAAACGCGGCCTTGAGCGTGGCCCTCTGCGAAACGCTGAAATCGAAGGGGTACGGCATCTTCCGCGAGGCGGTGGAGGAGGGGATCCGCGATGTCTCCTGGCCCGGCAGGCTGGAGCTCATCTCCGGGCGGCCGTCCATCCTTCTTGATTGCGCCCACAACCGGGGAGGCATTGAAATCCTGAAAAATCATCTGGCCAAAAGCGGGCGGAAATATCACCTCGTTTTCGGGGCGCTCAACGACCGGCCCGCCCCGGAAATGCTTCAATCCCTTCTCCCCT
It contains:
- a CDS encoding bifunctional folylpolyglutamate synthase/dihydrofolate synthase, translated to MTSEAYQQTLKEIDSLAGRGIQKGLERMEAALRLLGNPHTRFPSLHIAGTNGKGSVCSMTAEILKRSGYKTGLTISPHIEDFRERIQVNRQWIPEEAVVSIHRHLQKRVGHIPLTWFEWTILTAFQYFAEARVDIAVLETGMGGRWDATNVAEPLASAITNVSLDHEAWLGDTVEAILQEKMRIFKPGIPGWTAIEDGKLFSLLKQYCAANHVPLYRLSDYFHQNSDESFSVFNYPYLHCGLAGAHQQKNAALSVALCETLKSKGYGIFREAVEEGIRDVSWPGRLELISGRPSILLDCAHNRGGIEILKNHLAKSGRKYHLVFGALNDRPAPEMLQSLLPFASSVRWALFDGGGREFSRAEIERITGQMSADLFPGGKKPEVLEITGESWQSFTSKIPPDETILVCGSMYLVSQARHLVKREK